A single Tamandua tetradactyla isolate mTamTet1 chromosome X, mTamTet1.pri, whole genome shotgun sequence DNA region contains:
- the LOC143670559 gene encoding diphosphoinositol polyphosphate phosphohydrolase 3-beta, which yields MKCKPNQTRTYDPEGFKKRAACLCFRSEQEDEVLLVSSSRYPDRWIVPGGGMEPEEEPDGAAVREVYEEAGVRGKLGRLLGIFEQNQDRKHRTYVYVLTVTEILEDWEDSISIGRKREWFKIEDAIKVLQCHKPVHAEYLEKLKLGGSPANGNSMAPSLPDSDP from the coding sequence ATGAAGTGCAAGCCGAACCAGACGCGGACCTACGACCCGGAGGGGTTCAAGAAGCGGGCGGCGTGCCTGTGCTTCCGGAGCGAGCAGGAGGACGAGGTTCTGTTAGTGAGTAGCAGTCGGTACCCGGACCGCTGGATCGTGCCGGGCGGGGGCATGGAGCCCGAGGAGGAGCCGGACGGTGCGGCGGTCCGAGAGGTGTACGAAGAGGCGGGAGTCAGGGGGAAGTTAGGCCGGCTCCTGGGCATATTCGAACAGAACCAAGATCGCAAGCACAGAACGTATGTGTATGTACTGACGGTGACTGAGATCCTGGAGGATTGGGAAGATTCGATTAGCATTGGGAGGAAGCGAGAGTGGTTCAAAATCGAAGATGCGATCAAGGTTCTCCAGTGCCACAAGCCCGTGCATGCCGAGTATCTGGAAAAACTAAAGCTGGGCGGTTCCCCAGCCAATGGAAACTCCATGGCCCCGTCCCTGCCAGATAGCGATCCCTAG